DNA sequence from the Lachancea thermotolerans CBS 6340 chromosome H complete sequence genome:
CAGCTGGAAAGTTCCATCTTTCGATAACGCTTGCGCATCGTTCTAGCAGGTgcctcaagctttttgcttcttccaaaacGCCATTCGAAACCCTGATCTTAAGCCCAGATTATACCAAAGGCACCACAGAGACCTGGGAACCGTTCTTATAAGGGCAGTAGAAATAAGGTGCCTGGACTTAATTTAATCGGCGACAGTTGCAGTGACTTATCTTTAAGCATCATCGGTTGACCGCTCACTAATATGTGTGAGAAATAGAAGTCAGCCAAATCTGAGCTTAAGCGATCTCAGATTGCCATTTTTCGAAATATAGTAGTTCAGGTGCATCAAATCAAACAGAAGGTTTACCAGCCTCTCTGAACTGTAGAATTCGGAATTTATCTTAGGAAACTGTACACTACTGGATCACTTACTCGACGACTTGAGTCCACTTACGTTAGCCTCGCATCAAATTTGGACTGACAGAGTCAGTATGCAATTGAAAGTTATTCGGAGAACAACCAACAGTATAATGTTACGTCaagtttttattttcaaagtttaTAAAGGCGCTGAATCATCTAGCATTAATGGCTTGCTTATTCCATAGACGATCCTTGCTCGAGTGTATCCTCGTAGAATTGACGCGTCTTTAGGCACTAGCCTGGAATTTTGGTATAGTTGATGCgcattcaaaaatgaaTGATCCTCTTCATTAGGTCTCTAAATATTGACACGGCACGTCTCGAAATTAGCAGGACGTTGACCTAGAAGAAAGAACTGTGGAACCAGACACCTGGATCCTCTTGACCTGATTTCTTTTTGGCCACCTAACTATGGCCGCAACAACAGTTGAAATAGATTAGATTTCTACTATAAAtttgtcagattgtgatcggttcgttggtgtgtgatagtgccaagttgcataatgacacattggtatgaaatgatatgacACATGGACATGTCATAATtacgacggatacccaactaAGTACCATAGAAGGTCCACATtaaccgttcatagtcGAGATCAGAccacagtggcttggagaaggtaaggagtggtaccaccagtacgattatcaccttatgattaagactcagccacgtcccagaaattttgtataaatccggatgatttctttggtttgcaagacataaatcttggactgaaCAAAAGAcgggggagatatttagtaccatcatccacgaagtagtttacttagatcataatggaaaacctagccaaggaatttgagaccctttcgaccaatgacccagactcgcccAAATAAAATTACCTATCAAAAGAAGGCTTactgttcaaaaaagctttgatcTTTATACGAGGCAGACTCAATATTGGCGCCTTGAGATCCCTCTTAAAGCCTTCCAGTTCTCCATAAAGTTCACCAAGGAATTGCAATCCCTTAAAGCTTTGGTCTCAAGggaaacaacaaaaatagTTGCTCGCATAAGGACTGAAACTTGTTCACGTATGTTTGGCAAAATCCTTGTGCAGGGATTCGCCTACTTCACGAAAATAAAAGGTCCAAGGGCTTGTTCACTTAAAGCTATTTGCTTGCGCAAACCGCGATCGACACCCCGTCTCGCACGGCACTCATGCTCGGCACAACTCCATGTCTTACGGACAGATACCTAAAGTGGCCATACGTCCGGCTTGGGCTTTATTCTCTTTTAGGGCTAAGACATACCCATAATGAAGGTTCTAAGCTCCGAACTGTGCCAAATGTTGAAGATTActtagccgccgagcttgACCGTGTTTCATGCTAGCTAGGCATTTTCAGAAAAACCATCATGTCCTACATAAAATATCGTCATTAAACAGGCTTTCAGAATCCGTCCGTCGAAAATGCCGCGTTTTTCTATCGCTTTTGGAACAGCATAATTTGTTACGTATGGCGTCGGCGGCTGTTGTAATTATTTGGAGGCGAACTTTGGGAAACAGAGCAAGCTAGTCAAGACGATTGTCTGACCAGTAATGTTAATCCAAAGGAGCCCAAATGAACTTGATAAGCCCTTGAAACTTGCGCTGAGCTACTGAAGAAGTTTAGGCTTGGCTCTTGCCACAGAAAATTgtggctcaaaaaaaataaacTGTGGAAAACGCTATTAAGATTTTGATACTTCTACTGAAAGTGAGAGCTATGGAAGTTCGGACATTGTTCTGGAAGGCTTTACTAAGGGCTTCTAGCAGTTAAATCCGACTTAATGTCCCCCTAAGCTCTCCATGAAAAGCAGGTGTAGTGTATACTGCAAACCATGTAGGCCTTGTTTTCCTTAGTGCGGTTTGATATAATGTTTGAACGGCTGCACTTCCCTGCTTTGCAATGTGTCTCGCGACAGCTAGCAAGCACACATATGTCCGAATACTCCCGTTTATTTAGATGAAGATGCTACGGATGGACGTACAAAAAATGCCCACCAAAAATGAATCGAGCGCCGCAAAGTATGAGGTGAAGCTCTGCCCTTATGCTATATGTTTATATACAAGACCGTTGAAAGGCTTGCGCAGGCACGCTCTAGTCGTAAAAACCGAATTCCCAAGTTGAAATGCAGAGCGCCGGGCAAGTTGAGTTGCCACAGCAATGCAGAGTTTAAGTTGTCCCGTCCACTAGTGCTCAGTACAGGCGCTGGAGCATGTCGTAGATACGGTCACCATCGGACACATAGTCATTGTCAACTATGTTCACTAGCAGATAATCGCTTATGACAGATTCGAGGAGCGCGACGCTTTCCGAGTGGTTGTTTTCGCCCATGATGCGCTTCCACTCGTCCAAGATGTCGAAAAACTCCTCTTTCCAAGCCAAAAACGAGACCTTCTCGACGATTGTAGGTTGAAGAACCTCGCGACCGGGGAAGATACCCCATGTAACCGCGTTCGCGGCGGTGTCGTCGGGGTGGTTGGAGTGCAGTTCGTCGGCAGAGTCGACAGCGAAATAGGTCAAGCTTGGCATGTCGTTGACGAAGTCTCTGAGCTGCGAGAGTTTGCTTTTAGGAAGCAAGAACTCGAGGTATTGCTTTTGATAAACGTATCCGTTGTTGGGACCCCAGCCTACAATTTTGTCGGCAGAGCTGGCGCCGTTGACACGAGGCTGTGAGTTCAGTGTAAGGATCATGTGCTTGTTGAGGTCTAGTAGTTGAGGCATGGTTGTGTCAACTTCGTGGTTAAGAGCCACATCGCACCATGGCAAGCACTTCAGCTTACCGTGCAGGTAGTCGATAACAAGGGCAGCAATGTCTGAGAACTTTGTAGGCGTAGACCACAATTCCAACGCACGCTGAGGAGATTGTCTAATGGAGGTGGACCCCAGCAGGTCCAAGTCGCCGAACGCTGGCGACGACGAATCGCCAAATCTACCGTTGGGAAACTCATCAGCGGTCCACTGAGAGGTACGCGCAACATAAGAGTAAGGTCTCTTTTGCCAGAAAATCGGGCGAACCGATTCATTGCGGCGCTGGGGGTGCAACGACTTTCTCCAGGGCATTGGCACAACTTCGTCTCTGAAGATgtcctcgtcctcgctcAAAAGCCCAAGTCTGTCCAACACCATGATACAagctttttccaagttCATAGTGTACATGTGCAAATGGGTGACGTAGCCACTGTCcaagagtttttgacaCATCTGTGCGACTAATTCCGTTCCGACCTCGCGCACAGCTTGATCGTCGTCCTTCACTGGGTCCAACTTCGCCATAAACGCCTCTGGAACGTTGATCTGGCACCAGCTTgaccttctcaaaaaggcGGCATAAGTCGTAATAGGCATAATACCCGGAATGATTGGAACCTCAATTCCTGCGGCACGAACCTGGCGGCACCACTCGATGAAGTTGTCCGCATCGTAGAACATTTGGGTGATGATAAAGTCCGCTCCAGCGTCGACTTTCTCCTTTAAGTACTGGACCAGTTTAGGTGACGCCTCTTCCTCTGGGTGCCCTTCAGGGTAGCCTGCGACTCCGATGTCAAAATGATCTCCGTATTTTTCACGAATGTAGCGAACCAGATCCTTGGCATATGTGAAGCCACCCTCACAAGGCTTCCATTCACTGGACGTGATTGGAGCGTCGCCTCTCAGCGCTAAAATATTCTGGCATCCTGACTCGTAAGCCTTTTGCAGCGCATCGTCGATCAACTGCCGAGGCATGTTGGTGCACGTGAGGTGCATACACGTTTCCAAACCCAGTACAGACTGCGACGTCGACACCAACTCGGTGGACAGTTGCGACAGTCTACCGCCTGCATTCCAGGTGATGTCGA
Encoded proteins:
- the MET13 gene encoding methylenetetrahydrofolate reductase (NAD(P)H) MET13 (highly similar to uniprot|P53128 Saccharomyces cerevisiae YGL125W MET13 Isozyme of methylenetetrahydrofolate reductase catalyzes the reduction of 5 10-methylenetetrahydrofolate to 5-methyltetrahydrofolate in the methionine biosynthesis pathway), producing the protein MRVSEKLQKNREANGTSKATFSFEFFVPKTSQGVQNLYDRMDRMYQTHPQFIDITWNAGGRLSQLSTELVSTSQSVLGLETCMHLTCTNMPRQLIDDALQKAYESGCQNILALRGDAPITSSEWKPCEGGFTYAKDLVRYIREKYGDHFDIGVAGYPEGHPEEEASPKLVQYLKEKVDAGADFIITQMFYDADNFIEWCRQVRAAGIEVPIIPGIMPITTYAAFLRRSSWCQINVPEAFMAKLDPVKDDDQAVREVGTELVAQMCQKLLDSGYVTHLHMYTMNLEKACIMVLDRLGLLSEDEDIFRDEVVPMPWRKSLHPQRRNESVRPIFWQKRPYSYVARTSQWTADEFPNGRFGDSSSPAFGDLDLLGSTSIRQSPQRALELWSTPTKFSDIAALVIDYLHGKLKCLPWCDVALNHEVDTTMPQLLDLNKHMILTLNSQPRVNGASSADKIVGWGPNNGYVYQKQYLEFLLPKSKLSQLRDFVNDMPSLTYFAVDSADELHSNHPDDTAANAVTWGIFPGREVLQPTIVEKVSFLAWKEEFFDILDEWKRIMGENNHSESVALLESVISDYLLVNIVDNDYVSDGDRIYDMLQRLY